Proteins from one Gimesia maris genomic window:
- a CDS encoding SOS response-associated peptidase — protein sequence MCARFFLFSPDEEIMRLFQLVTFPQISPRYNIAPSQPVLAIVQNQDEYQVRHFQWGFIPGWFKNPAPGQAMINARSETASSKPAFKNAFRYRRCLIPANGFYEWKSTGNRSRQAMCVRLREEPLFAMAGLWEQWQSPDGTELDTCTVLTTAANPLLESIHPRMPVILHPEQYARWLSAESTPAPQLQKILQTYPAEEMQVYPVSSQVNKVSHDSPDCLTPIQEQKTLF from the coding sequence ATGTGTGCCCGATTTTTCCTGTTTTCACCCGATGAAGAAATCATGCGGCTGTTTCAGCTGGTGACGTTTCCACAGATCTCGCCACGATATAATATTGCTCCCTCACAGCCTGTCTTGGCCATCGTTCAAAATCAGGACGAGTACCAGGTCCGCCATTTCCAATGGGGATTCATCCCCGGGTGGTTCAAAAACCCGGCACCCGGACAGGCAATGATCAACGCGCGATCGGAAACCGCATCCTCGAAACCGGCATTTAAAAATGCGTTTCGCTACCGTCGCTGCCTGATTCCCGCCAACGGGTTTTATGAATGGAAAAGTACCGGAAACCGATCCCGGCAGGCCATGTGTGTGCGACTGCGTGAGGAACCACTGTTTGCGATGGCAGGGTTGTGGGAACAATGGCAGAGTCCCGATGGTACAGAACTCGATACCTGTACTGTCTTAACCACGGCCGCCAATCCTTTACTGGAGTCAATCCATCCACGGATGCCCGTCATTTTACATCCCGAACAGTACGCACGCTGGTTGAGTGCCGAATCGACGCCCGCTCCACAGCTGCAAAAAATACTACAGACTTACCCGGCTGAGGAGATGCAGGTTTATCCGGTCAGCTCACAGGTCAATAAGGTATCTCATGATTCGCCTGACTGTCTCACGCCGATTCAGGAGCAGAAGACTTTATTTTAA
- a CDS encoding HAD family hydrolase: protein MLVPMHVCLFDIDGTLIDTGGAGQRSILHMLEEVFQVSAPVEGIPTAGRTDHSIMVDLFEFFNIANTSENRQRFEQGYLKLLAEKLLEQQGRVLPGIREILESLSQQENVDLGLLTGNFEQGAKQKLAHYELQQYFDFGAYGDHHADRDDVAHEALRQIRERHAAELLERTSVWVLGDTPNDITCARAIGANVIAVATGVYSLEELRQCEPDYLFEHFEDVHAVLTLFEPPESLT, encoded by the coding sequence ATGTTGGTTCCCATGCATGTCTGTCTGTTTGATATTGATGGCACACTGATCGATACCGGTGGAGCTGGACAACGTTCCATTCTACATATGCTCGAAGAAGTATTTCAGGTTTCTGCACCTGTGGAAGGTATACCTACGGCTGGCCGTACCGATCATTCGATCATGGTTGACCTGTTTGAATTCTTCAACATTGCCAATACCAGTGAAAACCGACAGCGTTTTGAACAGGGTTATCTCAAACTGCTTGCCGAAAAATTGCTGGAGCAGCAAGGTCGAGTTCTGCCCGGAATTCGGGAGATCCTGGAATCACTTTCCCAACAGGAAAATGTTGACCTGGGCCTGCTGACGGGAAACTTCGAACAGGGTGCGAAACAGAAACTGGCACACTATGAGCTGCAACAATATTTCGACTTCGGTGCCTATGGCGACCATCATGCCGACCGGGACGATGTCGCTCATGAAGCGTTAAGACAGATCCGGGAACGCCATGCGGCTGAGTTGCTCGAACGAACTTCGGTCTGGGTCTTAGGTGACACCCCCAACGATATCACGTGTGCACGTGCAATTGGTGCCAACGTGATCGCGGTTGCCACCGGCGTTTACTCTCTGGAAGAACTCCGTCAGTGTGAACCAGATTATCTGTTTGAACATTTTGAAGACGTGCATGCCGTTTTGACGCTCTTTGAACCACCCGAATCGCTGACCTGA